The following are encoded in a window of Paenibacillus polymyxa genomic DNA:
- a CDS encoding DUF342 domain-containing protein, with amino-acid sequence MEKQYALDQYLKVVVSPDKQTAYLEFAKREEGFACSVEELERFLSNQKISYGLMTDAIRAFAANPEDHFFGKLLIAQGKQPIHGTDGKINLADIVTGEDAHKPLETVDGRVDYKELTRLRNVKRGQLIAERVDPLPGVPGIAVTGEEIPFLPGREARFKVGKNVVIHPEGVAMYAAIDGLVTTTEKGKLNVFPVYEVNGDVDYSVGNIDFVGTVVIRGNVLTGFRVRAAGDIRVIGGVEGAEIEAEGSVEISGGIIGYHKGFVKAAQNVKCSFIQDGNVIAGGDILVSQSIMHSQIKASVNVLCEGTKGLIVGGSVQAGKKVVARTIGNTMSTATVIEVGVLPELRDELTELRTRLKQQTDSQDKTNKALTILDQLAAAGQLAPERMAMRIKLASTKKSNEQELLETKSRMLEIERTLEDTSRARVEVKNVIYGGSKIVIGRYTKFIKDSVERMAFYYHEGDISMSSYV; translated from the coding sequence GTGGAGAAGCAATATGCTTTGGACCAGTATTTAAAAGTGGTTGTCTCACCTGACAAACAAACAGCCTACTTGGAGTTTGCCAAACGTGAAGAGGGTTTTGCCTGTTCTGTGGAAGAATTAGAGCGTTTTCTAAGCAACCAAAAAATATCCTACGGTTTAATGACCGATGCGATTCGCGCATTTGCGGCAAATCCGGAAGATCATTTCTTCGGAAAATTACTGATTGCTCAGGGAAAGCAGCCGATCCATGGCACAGACGGAAAAATTAATCTGGCTGATATTGTGACTGGCGAAGATGCACATAAGCCACTTGAAACCGTAGATGGACGGGTGGATTATAAAGAACTAACTCGTTTAAGAAATGTAAAACGTGGACAATTGATTGCCGAACGAGTTGATCCTCTGCCGGGTGTACCGGGGATTGCTGTAACCGGAGAGGAAATTCCTTTTCTTCCAGGTAGAGAGGCGCGTTTTAAAGTTGGAAAAAATGTAGTGATCCATCCGGAAGGTGTTGCCATGTATGCGGCTATTGACGGACTGGTGACTACGACTGAAAAGGGCAAACTTAATGTGTTCCCCGTATATGAAGTGAACGGGGACGTCGATTATAGTGTCGGTAATATTGATTTTGTTGGAACCGTCGTCATTCGTGGGAATGTCTTGACAGGGTTTCGCGTTCGGGCGGCTGGCGACATTCGTGTCATCGGTGGTGTGGAAGGCGCTGAAATTGAGGCGGAAGGTTCAGTGGAAATCAGTGGCGGCATTATCGGATACCATAAGGGGTTCGTGAAAGCTGCACAAAATGTCAAATGCTCATTCATACAAGATGGTAACGTGATTGCGGGAGGCGATATACTTGTATCCCAGAGCATCATGCATTCCCAGATTAAAGCGAGTGTAAATGTACTCTGCGAGGGGACCAAAGGGCTTATCGTAGGTGGCAGTGTACAAGCTGGTAAAAAGGTAGTAGCTCGTACCATCGGTAATACGATGTCCACAGCTACTGTTATCGAAGTGGGTGTGCTTCCTGAACTGCGCGATGAACTGACAGAACTCCGCACACGTTTGAAGCAGCAGACAGACAGCCAGGATAAAACGAATAAGGCCCTTACCATATTGGATCAGCTTGCTGCCGCCGGACAGCTTGCACCTGAAAGAATGGCAATGCGAATCAAGCTGGCGTCTACTAAAAAATCTAATGAACAGGAGCTTTTGGAAACCAAGTCCAGAATGCTTGAAATTGAACGAACATTAGAGGATACGAGCCGGGCACGGGTAGAAGTGAAAAATGTGATTTACGGTGGCTCTAAAATTGTTATCGGCAGATATACAAAATTTATTAAAGATTCAGTGGAAAGAATGGCGTTTTATTATCATGAGGGAGACATCAGCATGTCCTCCTACGTGTAA
- a CDS encoding chemotaxis protein CheD, which yields MIEDKSIIKVGMADLNVTSNPNSIRTTGLGSCVGLTLYDPHLKLAGMAHVMLPSSDIAREGQLNIAKYADTALPELFERMLKLGAERRRLIAKMAGGAQMFAFAGSGDTMRIGPRNVESCKEMLVDLGIPLIAEDTGGNYGRTIELDSETGVLNIRSVQKGVKEL from the coding sequence ATGATTGAGGATAAAAGCATCATTAAAGTCGGTATGGCTGACTTAAATGTTACCAGTAACCCGAACTCGATTCGCACGACAGGACTCGGTTCTTGCGTCGGATTGACTCTCTACGATCCTCACTTGAAACTGGCAGGTATGGCACATGTGATGCTACCATCCTCGGATATTGCACGTGAAGGGCAACTGAATATTGCTAAATACGCCGATACGGCGCTGCCCGAGTTATTTGAGCGGATGCTGAAATTGGGTGCTGAACGACGCAGACTGATTGCCAAAATGGCAGGGGGAGCGCAGATGTTCGCCTTTGCCGGTAGTGGAGATACCATGCGCATTGGTCCACGTAATGTAGAATCATGCAAAGAGATGCTCGTAGATCTGGGTATTCCCTTGATTGCGGAGGACACAGGCGGCAATTATGGACGAACGATTGAGTTGGACTCTGAAACTGGCGTTTTGAATATTCGAAGCGTACAAAAAGGTGTAAAGGAATTATAA
- a CDS encoding chemotaxis protein CheW yields MGEEIKVIVFKLGEEEYGVEVEKVQSIERMVPITRVPRTYDFVKGVFNMRGVVIPVIDLRGRFGLPEAEYTDQTRIIIVAVGEMQVGFIVDSANDVIDLNTDNIETPPEVIGGVKAKYLRGVAKIGEERLLIMLNLSEVLNRSEMNQLEGLED; encoded by the coding sequence ATGGGAGAAGAAATTAAAGTTATCGTATTTAAGCTTGGTGAAGAGGAATACGGTGTTGAAGTAGAAAAAGTCCAATCTATTGAACGCATGGTGCCGATTACACGGGTTCCAAGAACCTACGATTTTGTTAAAGGCGTATTCAACATGAGAGGCGTAGTCATTCCGGTTATTGATCTTCGTGGCCGGTTTGGATTACCTGAAGCTGAATATACCGATCAAACTCGCATCATTATCGTTGCAGTGGGTGAAATGCAAGTCGGCTTTATCGTTGACTCAGCGAATGACGTTATTGACCTGAATACTGACAATATCGAGACACCACCGGAAGTGATTGGCGGAGTTAAGGCTAAATACCTTCGCGGAGTTGCTAAGATTGGTGAAGAGCGCTTGTTGATTATGCTGAACTTGTCTGAAGTCCTGAATCGTAGCGAGATGAACCAACTGGAAGGCTTAGAGGATTAG
- a CDS encoding chemotaxis protein CheB, producing MCAYRVLVVDDSAFMRKIITDLIVRDESFNIVGTAANGKEAVEKVKELQPDLVTMDVEMPEMNGLEALPLIMAAHPLPVIMLSGINEQGMKETIMALEAGAFDFIRKPSITHAQDIEQVSKALLEQMHTAMQAVRSRLERKEANERKAALEQTKKTPQEKPTGQAVTEKRAGSQASTDKPPVVPLAPSPAVSTQPKRDAGKSVPAAAKQETKRQQSGTSVTAGRIEQPAAQPSKSVQASTVQKKEDLSKGMGRTPGKLNSSNTAADKSLHGKDKAGLVKPEPRKTVSSSATPIPAAATPPVTAPTVPAAPKGFSLKKGVHTSSFRKLVAVGCSTGGPRALKTLLERIPGDFPAPIVIVQHMPPNFTRSLAQRLNTLSPLRVVEAEQGMTLETGTAYIAPGGYQLRIVPGVGGKYTVSLKMEEARNGHRPSVDTMFESLLSLTSLERHLVLLTGMGSDGAKMMKKLYDAGVQSTFAENEETCVVYGMPRSAVELKCVRHLLPMQEIAPKLVQVVK from the coding sequence ATGTGTGCTTACCGGGTGCTGGTTGTAGATGATTCGGCCTTTATGCGCAAAATTATTACAGATTTAATTGTAAGGGATGAGTCGTTCAACATCGTAGGTACAGCCGCCAATGGCAAAGAGGCTGTAGAGAAAGTGAAGGAATTGCAGCCCGATTTGGTCACCATGGATGTCGAGATGCCTGAAATGAATGGTCTTGAAGCATTGCCATTGATTATGGCAGCCCATCCGCTACCTGTTATTATGCTGTCAGGCATTAATGAACAAGGCATGAAGGAGACCATCATGGCTCTGGAGGCAGGAGCTTTCGATTTTATAAGAAAGCCTTCCATTACTCATGCGCAAGATATCGAGCAAGTGAGCAAGGCGCTGCTGGAACAGATGCACACTGCTATGCAAGCAGTGCGGAGCCGCCTGGAGCGCAAGGAAGCTAATGAGCGCAAAGCTGCATTGGAACAAACGAAAAAAACGCCACAGGAAAAGCCTACAGGACAGGCGGTGACTGAGAAACGAGCAGGCAGTCAAGCTTCGACAGACAAGCCTCCTGTTGTTCCGCTTGCTCCTTCACCTGCTGTATCAACTCAGCCGAAGCGTGATGCTGGCAAGTCCGTCCCGGCAGCAGCCAAGCAGGAAACGAAACGACAACAGTCTGGAACATCTGTTACGGCGGGGCGCATAGAACAGCCAGCTGCTCAGCCAAGCAAGTCAGTCCAAGCATCTACTGTTCAGAAGAAGGAAGACTTGTCCAAGGGGATGGGACGAACACCAGGGAAACTAAACAGTTCTAATACGGCCGCTGACAAATCGCTGCATGGTAAGGATAAAGCAGGGCTGGTTAAGCCGGAGCCCCGTAAGACGGTGAGTTCATCAGCTACTCCTATTCCAGCGGCTGCTACGCCTCCAGTAACGGCACCTACAGTTCCTGCCGCACCTAAAGGATTTTCTCTTAAAAAAGGTGTGCATACGTCCAGCTTTCGCAAACTGGTGGCGGTGGGATGTTCTACGGGCGGTCCGCGGGCGCTTAAGACGCTGTTGGAACGCATTCCTGGTGATTTTCCTGCTCCAATCGTTATCGTTCAGCATATGCCGCCAAACTTCACTCGTTCGCTGGCACAACGCTTGAACACGTTAAGTCCACTCCGAGTTGTGGAGGCTGAGCAGGGAATGACGCTGGAGACTGGAACGGCCTACATTGCCCCAGGGGGATATCAACTAAGAATTGTGCCCGGAGTCGGTGGTAAATACACTGTGTCACTGAAGATGGAGGAAGCTCGCAATGGTCACCGTCCTTCCGTAGATACGATGTTTGAATCGTTGCTCTCGTTAACCTCGTTGGAGCGGCATCTAGTATTGCTCACTGGAATGGGGAGCGACGGGGCCAAAATGATGAAAAAGCTTTATGATGCTGGGGTACAATCCACATTTGCTGAAAATGAGGAAACTTGTGTAGTGTACGGAATGCCCCGCTCAGCAGTAGAGTTAAAATGTGTGCGTCACCTTCTGCCAATGCAGGAGATCGCCCCCAAGCTTGTACAAGTTGTGAAATAA
- a CDS encoding chemotaxis protein CheA — protein MDMNQYLNMFIDESNDHLQSLNEKMLQLESNPTDLGIVQVIFRSAHTLKGMAATMGFEDLASLTHQMENVLDLVRNNKLAMHEFIFDTLFKGLDALESMVQHITEGGDGKADVSSIVSSLQSIVSGDFQKSGTNAATEESPSKKVDKNDSAGLVLDQFQYSVLEQSISEGHRVHYIQVTISSESQLKAARAFMVFNTLENSGEIVKAYPSVQDIEQEKFEQSFSLYYITQKEVGELEKEIAGISEIDTVSVVQLDQESLKQMSEVTAGLAEAAAVQEAPVAVQPPAPSQPQSPAAASVAKPAAGKAPAAKAAAPTHNRTIRVDIERLDVLMNLFSELLIDRVRLEQLASEASNPALTETVEHMSRVSSDLQNVVLKLRMVPVDTVFNRFPRMVRDLAKSLDKKLDLVITGAETEMDRTVIDEIGDPLVHLLRNSVDHGIESVADRIAAGKPETGTVHLRAFHSGNNVFIEIEDDGNGINRDKVLNSAISKGILTAEQAAVMTDEEAYQVLFAPGFSTAAVISDVSGRGVGLDVVKSKITALGGNVTVHSTLGQGTNFSVQLPLTLSIIAAMMIQIGSEKYAIPLSSIVETAIVKRTQIRSVHGNKMIAFRDSHIPLISLSQLFEVPDFNEDEEEETEVVVIRKGDRLAALSVQDFLGQSEIVLKNLGKYLPNIQGISGATILGDGQVALIIDPNVFIK, from the coding sequence ATGGACATGAACCAATATTTAAACATGTTTATTGATGAGTCGAATGATCATCTGCAATCTCTTAACGAAAAAATGCTTCAACTGGAAAGCAATCCAACCGATCTAGGCATCGTTCAGGTGATTTTCCGTTCTGCCCATACCCTCAAAGGAATGGCTGCTACGATGGGATTTGAAGACTTAGCATCGCTAACTCACCAAATGGAAAACGTTCTTGATCTGGTACGTAACAACAAGCTGGCGATGCATGAATTTATATTCGATACCTTATTTAAAGGATTGGATGCTTTGGAGTCCATGGTGCAGCACATTACAGAGGGAGGCGACGGAAAAGCGGATGTCTCCTCTATTGTATCTTCACTACAATCCATCGTGAGTGGGGATTTCCAAAAGTCCGGCACAAATGCTGCCACTGAGGAGTCTCCATCTAAAAAAGTGGACAAAAACGATAGTGCTGGGCTTGTCTTGGATCAGTTCCAGTATTCTGTGCTGGAGCAATCTATTTCTGAAGGACATCGTGTTCACTATATACAGGTAACAATCAGCTCAGAGAGCCAGTTGAAAGCGGCACGTGCCTTTATGGTATTCAATACGCTGGAAAACTCTGGTGAAATCGTCAAGGCCTATCCGTCGGTACAGGATATTGAGCAGGAGAAATTCGAGCAAAGCTTCTCGTTATATTACATAACGCAGAAAGAAGTTGGGGAGCTGGAAAAGGAAATCGCGGGTATCTCTGAAATTGACACTGTCTCAGTGGTACAACTAGATCAGGAATCGCTTAAACAAATGAGCGAAGTTACTGCTGGACTGGCTGAGGCTGCTGCGGTGCAGGAAGCACCTGTTGCCGTGCAACCACCTGCTCCATCCCAGCCGCAGTCTCCAGCTGCGGCCTCTGTGGCTAAGCCAGCAGCAGGTAAAGCGCCAGCAGCTAAGGCAGCTGCGCCTACGCATAACCGTACGATTCGCGTAGATATTGAACGCCTGGATGTACTTATGAACTTATTTAGCGAGTTGCTCATTGACCGTGTGCGGTTAGAGCAGTTGGCAAGTGAAGCTTCCAATCCAGCACTGACAGAAACAGTAGAGCACATGAGTCGTGTGAGCAGCGATTTGCAAAACGTCGTTCTTAAATTGCGGATGGTACCAGTAGATACTGTTTTCAATCGTTTCCCGCGTATGGTGCGCGATCTGGCCAAATCGCTGGATAAAAAACTTGATTTGGTTATTACTGGAGCAGAGACTGAAATGGACCGCACTGTTATCGACGAAATTGGCGATCCTCTGGTGCATTTGCTTCGGAACTCCGTGGATCATGGCATTGAGTCGGTAGCCGACCGGATTGCAGCTGGTAAACCTGAGACAGGAACGGTTCACTTGCGTGCTTTCCATAGCGGAAATAACGTATTCATCGAGATTGAAGACGACGGAAATGGTATTAATCGCGATAAGGTACTAAACAGTGCTATTTCTAAAGGGATTTTGACGGCAGAGCAAGCAGCGGTCATGACCGACGAGGAAGCCTATCAGGTATTGTTTGCTCCGGGCTTCAGTACAGCTGCAGTCATTTCAGACGTATCAGGACGTGGTGTCGGTTTGGACGTTGTTAAATCCAAAATCACCGCTTTGGGTGGCAATGTTACGGTTCACTCTACACTGGGCCAAGGCACTAATTTCTCTGTACAATTGCCGCTGACCCTATCCATTATTGCAGCCATGATGATACAGATCGGTTCTGAAAAATATGCGATTCCATTGTCCTCCATTGTGGAGACTGCGATCGTCAAGCGGACACAAATTCGTTCAGTACATGGCAATAAAATGATTGCTTTCCGCGATTCTCATATCCCGCTCATCTCCTTGAGTCAGCTGTTCGAGGTACCGGACTTCAATGAAGATGAAGAAGAAGAGACAGAGGTCGTGGTCATCCGCAAGGGAGACCGTCTGGCAGCTCTTTCCGTACAGGACTTTTTGGGACAAAGTGAAATTGTCCTTAAAAATCTGGGCAAATACCTTCCAAACATCCAAGGAATTTCAGGCGCCACGATTCTGGGTGACGGTCAGGTTGCTTTGATCATCGACCCAAATGTTTTCATTAAATAA
- a CDS encoding chemotaxis protein CheC: MENLGNLEDFKLDVLKEVGNIGSGNAATALSRLLNKPVDMGVPKVQMLPFEEIAEKVGGYEQLVVAIFFRVEGEAPGNLFFILQPQAAKGLLSRLANIPSDDEDSFNEMEHSALSEIGNILAGSYLSSLADFTRLSMYPTVPALALDMAGAILSYGLLQFGQMGDAALLIDTSFLEGQNQIEGQFFLIPDPESFGKIFRSLGVPMNDD, encoded by the coding sequence ATGGAAAATCTCGGAAATCTTGAAGACTTCAAGTTGGATGTGTTGAAAGAAGTCGGCAACATTGGCTCGGGGAACGCTGCTACAGCGCTCTCCCGGCTTCTCAATAAACCGGTCGATATGGGTGTGCCCAAAGTACAAATGCTGCCCTTTGAGGAAATTGCCGAGAAAGTCGGCGGCTATGAGCAACTTGTTGTCGCCATATTTTTTAGGGTAGAAGGGGAAGCCCCCGGGAATCTATTCTTCATATTGCAGCCTCAGGCGGCAAAAGGCTTACTTTCCCGTTTGGCGAATATTCCTTCAGATGACGAGGACAGTTTTAACGAAATGGAGCACTCAGCCCTGTCGGAGATCGGAAACATTTTAGCAGGCTCATACTTGTCTTCGCTGGCAGACTTTACGCGTTTATCTATGTATCCAACAGTCCCTGCGCTGGCGTTGGACATGGCAGGAGCAATTCTCAGCTATGGACTGTTGCAGTTTGGGCAGATGGGAGATGCTGCATTATTGATTGACACATCGTTTCTGGAAGGGCAGAATCAGATAGAGGGTCAATTTTTCCTGATTCCTGATCCAGAATCGTTCGGGAAAATCTTTAGGTCGTTAGGAGTCCCGATGAACGATGATTGA
- a CDS encoding FliA/WhiG family RNA polymerase sigma factor: MNERKAAHLNHSELWEQWKEHGDKEAKKQLIEKYLHIVEYVSGRLAVGLPKNVSKDDLASNGVMGLIDALEKFDYERGLQFETYASWRVRGAILDGLRQGDWVPRSVREKAKKIEDAYQHLEQRYLRTVSDEEMSHYLDVSEKEFQNMIQEVAVMSIVSLEDPIREEESETRLSLLVDEKAKNPDHKVNEFTLRDALAQGIDKLTEKERIVVSLLYYEDLSLSEIAEVMSLSPSRISQLHSKAILRLRATLDKQRDLLMRKD, from the coding sequence ATGAACGAGCGTAAAGCCGCTCATTTAAACCATTCCGAACTATGGGAGCAATGGAAAGAACACGGTGACAAGGAAGCAAAAAAACAGTTAATTGAAAAGTATCTCCATATTGTGGAATATGTTTCGGGCCGCCTTGCAGTAGGCTTGCCCAAAAATGTTTCCAAGGATGATCTGGCGAGTAACGGCGTTATGGGTTTGATTGACGCTTTAGAGAAATTTGACTATGAGCGTGGTTTGCAGTTTGAGACTTATGCTTCTTGGCGTGTTCGCGGAGCGATTTTGGATGGTCTTCGTCAAGGGGATTGGGTTCCTCGTTCAGTTAGGGAAAAAGCAAAAAAAATCGAGGATGCCTACCAGCATTTGGAACAAAGATATTTACGCACGGTAAGCGACGAAGAGATGAGCCATTATTTGGACGTTTCTGAAAAAGAGTTTCAAAATATGATCCAGGAAGTCGCCGTTATGTCGATTGTCTCACTGGAGGACCCGATCCGTGAAGAGGAATCGGAAACACGGCTTTCCCTTTTGGTGGACGAGAAGGCGAAAAATCCGGATCATAAGGTCAATGAATTTACACTTCGTGATGCCCTTGCACAAGGCATTGATAAATTGACTGAAAAAGAACGTATCGTTGTTTCTTTATTGTATTACGAGGATTTGTCACTCAGCGAAATCGCTGAGGTCATGTCGCTATCTCCATCGCGAATTTCACAGTTGCATTCCAAAGCAATATTACGTCTAAGAGCGACATTGGACAAACAACGGGATTTGCTAATGCGTAAAGATTAA